A stretch of the Arthrobacter sp. PAMC 25486 genome encodes the following:
- a CDS encoding AGE family epimerase/isomerase, translating into MMALRSNSAVPRPGRAVPRQLLENEILPWWEQYGADDRVGGVLTCFSNSGELQSTDKYTWSQGRWAWLCAEVAQDCSLGLIDGDSELWSRRAIQTAQFLLSHAVLDDGHTAFRLTRDGAVLPSGTDGELSVSVFADLFAALGLAGAARLSTCPPDLRQLCEDAADTILESAARRISDGSALSEPYPVPSGFTDMASPMTLLHVGSEASRLRGSEVSVRVFTQALTSLTQRDTTLSMWSRDRWWEFRPDNEADADTLLARHKTPGHLLECLWMAIHAADAAEHLITLPRWIPDLAIRALEIGWDSRNGGLFRYVDQDGGEPKGRLLSGDRYESLVQSTWDTKLWWVHVEAMYATALLAERFDRADLAMWNRKITEYTLSTFPDSTGKEWIHVRDREGQPLDRVVALPVKDPFHIARSLLFLNRLENKVSPFSDGIL; encoded by the coding sequence ATGATGGCACTTCGATCAAATTCCGCAGTTCCGCGACCGGGGCGCGCTGTCCCTCGACAATTGCTGGAGAACGAGATACTCCCTTGGTGGGAGCAATATGGAGCTGACGACAGAGTTGGAGGAGTTCTTACATGCTTCTCCAACAGCGGTGAGCTGCAAAGTACGGATAAATACACGTGGTCACAGGGCCGCTGGGCATGGCTATGTGCTGAGGTTGCTCAGGACTGTTCATTGGGCCTAATCGATGGCGACAGCGAATTATGGTCACGCCGGGCCATCCAAACCGCTCAATTTCTCCTAAGTCATGCAGTCCTCGACGATGGCCATACGGCGTTTCGACTCACTAGAGATGGAGCAGTATTACCGTCAGGAACTGACGGTGAACTATCAGTCAGCGTCTTTGCTGATCTGTTCGCCGCCTTGGGGCTGGCAGGGGCAGCACGCCTCTCAACCTGTCCGCCGGATCTACGGCAACTTTGTGAGGACGCTGCAGATACAATTCTGGAAAGTGCCGCGCGACGCATCAGCGATGGTAGCGCCCTTTCTGAGCCCTATCCTGTTCCAAGCGGTTTTACGGACATGGCGAGCCCGATGACCCTACTTCACGTCGGCTCCGAAGCGTCACGACTGCGTGGTTCAGAGGTCAGCGTACGGGTCTTCACCCAAGCGCTCACCAGCCTAACGCAGAGAGATACAACGTTGTCCATGTGGTCGAGAGACCGCTGGTGGGAGTTCAGGCCCGATAATGAGGCCGACGCCGATACCTTACTCGCACGCCATAAGACACCAGGACACCTTTTGGAATGCTTATGGATGGCCATCCATGCAGCAGATGCCGCGGAACATCTGATTACGCTTCCCCGGTGGATTCCCGACCTCGCCATTCGCGCCCTTGAAATAGGTTGGGACTCGCGCAACGGTGGCCTATTTCGCTATGTGGATCAAGATGGTGGTGAGCCAAAGGGGCGGCTGTTGAGCGGTGACCGCTACGAGTCGTTGGTCCAATCCACATGGGACACCAAATTGTGGTGGGTGCACGTCGAAGCTATGTATGCGACAGCACTGCTTGCTGAGCGCTTTGACCGCGCTGACCTTGCCATGTGGAATCGCAAGATCACTGAATACACGCTCTCTACATTTCCCGACTCCACAGGGAAGGAATGGATCCATGTCCGGGATCGAGAGGGCCAACCGCTTGACCGCGTGGTGGCCCTACCTGTGAAAGATCCTTTCCACATTGCACGCTCGCTCTTGTTTCTCAACCGCCTGGAGAATAAAGTCTCCCCCTTCTCAGATGGAATCCTCTAA
- a CDS encoding sugar isomerase domain-containing protein: MNRTEILGATYLAEVITLLRSIHEEEAGGVLEASIILADQIGDDRLVHVYGPGGHSNLASQEVFFRAGGLMHVSAILDEGTMLAGGALRSMAMERTPGYGRIVIENAGIGSDDVLILVNAYGINAALIDAALIARERGAKTIGFSSRRHANGTSANHPARHPTKANLHDLVDVHIDTKVPIGDAVIEVPDVAEKVGAVSTFTNAFALNWLMQCTIVELAARGIDPPLWRSGNAPGGDEANNRFISRFKGRVHSL; encoded by the coding sequence ATGAACCGAACCGAAATTCTAGGGGCAACTTACCTAGCCGAGGTCATCACACTTCTTCGGAGCATCCATGAGGAAGAAGCCGGAGGTGTCTTGGAAGCATCCATCATTCTGGCAGACCAGATCGGCGACGATCGGCTCGTTCATGTCTATGGGCCTGGCGGACATTCCAATCTAGCTAGTCAGGAGGTGTTCTTCCGTGCAGGTGGGCTAATGCACGTCTCAGCGATCCTGGACGAGGGAACCATGCTTGCCGGGGGAGCGCTGCGTTCGATGGCTATGGAACGCACTCCGGGGTATGGCCGCATCGTCATAGAGAATGCTGGGATTGGGTCTGATGATGTGCTGATACTCGTTAATGCTTACGGAATTAACGCCGCACTCATCGACGCTGCACTCATCGCTCGCGAACGAGGCGCGAAGACGATTGGCTTCTCGTCGCGGCGCCACGCGAATGGTACCTCCGCCAACCATCCTGCCCGGCATCCGACAAAAGCCAACTTGCATGACCTCGTCGACGTGCACATTGACACGAAGGTCCCAATCGGTGATGCGGTGATCGAAGTGCCGGATGTTGCCGAAAAAGTCGGTGCCGTGTCGACGTTCACCAACGCGTTCGCCCTTAACTGGCTTATGCAATGCACCATTGTCGAACTCGCAGCGCGTGGGATTGATCCGCCGCTCTGGCGTTCGGGTAACGCCCCTGGTGGCGATGAAGCCAATAATCGCTTTATCTCGCGATTCAAGGGGCGGGTGCACTCACTATGA
- a CDS encoding glycosyltransferase: MKSHTPQQTDADFGARMLMDNDARHEEMARLKESLAGSGIPTELGEYLPGVSVIVPSYQGANRLPACLDSLAAQTLPPHLFEVIVVVNGEQDGSLEVLKKWQARHANHALRIIYQATPSAGAARNLGIALAAHAFTTFVDDDDYVGPEFLERMLAVAGPDTIGVSPIINVEADGTRVEQNPLNLHITAKAGKEFTLTTVPPLLGFNACKLIPTAALSQIRYSSGLRSGEDIAFMAAVAVSQEFKAHLGTTETAGAYFRVLRDESISRQDLTFDFAVTQRLDVMVELEKGRSWDLSANDQLLLGLMRSQAGFIGRYLDAHPHQLDAIHAAVESSAVRDFPWQQINKGKARDLVVSYCFAPFSDTSAVVAAKAIVERGNIVDVISNNMAGVRRKDSSLTTIAGRYVENSVTIDAPPSFAGWEHISEFVTKGTAVANRQDARVGGYRTLYSRVLWPGSHFLAARFKLSHPQVVWTAEFSDPVSADAKGRPRKGSLTRDALFEEYARGVRAAGFPVLKTDNLFEWCEFLTYVLADEITFTNHNQRDYMVARIANKKLRRRVLDKATVRFHPVPPQRSYTVLPSDYQLSPHVVNIGYFGAFYDNRGLDDVLTALVNAPMDVRRQVRLHVFTDRPKDFGAKVKSLGLAGNVLFQRYLPYLEFLNVSTRFDVLVVNDVERGGELPINPFLPSKYSDYVGSGSQIWGLVDEGSPLSQRDIAYKSPVGNGAAALRAVRSIHGDWVAARDQVSA, encoded by the coding sequence ATGAAGAGCCACACGCCCCAACAAACAGATGCTGATTTTGGTGCCCGCATGCTGATGGACAACGATGCCAGGCATGAGGAGATGGCCAGACTGAAGGAAAGCCTTGCCGGCAGCGGGATCCCGACTGAGCTGGGGGAGTACCTGCCCGGGGTGTCCGTTATTGTCCCGTCCTACCAGGGCGCGAACCGCCTGCCCGCCTGCCTGGACTCCCTGGCGGCCCAGACACTGCCACCACACCTCTTCGAGGTCATCGTCGTGGTCAACGGTGAGCAGGACGGTTCCCTGGAAGTCCTGAAAAAATGGCAGGCACGGCACGCCAACCACGCGCTGCGCATCATCTACCAGGCCACCCCCAGTGCAGGGGCCGCCCGCAACCTCGGCATCGCACTGGCTGCGCACGCCTTCACCACCTTCGTGGACGACGACGACTACGTCGGCCCCGAATTCCTGGAACGCATGCTGGCTGTGGCAGGGCCGGACACCATCGGAGTCAGCCCCATCATCAACGTGGAAGCCGACGGCACCAGGGTGGAGCAGAACCCCCTGAACCTGCACATCACCGCCAAGGCCGGCAAAGAATTCACGCTCACCACGGTGCCCCCGCTGCTCGGCTTCAACGCCTGCAAGCTCATCCCCACGGCAGCCCTGTCCCAGATCCGCTACTCCAGCGGACTCCGCAGCGGCGAAGACATCGCCTTCATGGCAGCAGTGGCCGTCTCCCAAGAGTTCAAGGCCCACCTCGGAACCACAGAAACAGCCGGCGCCTACTTCCGGGTCCTGCGGGATGAGTCCATTTCCCGCCAAGACCTTACCTTCGACTTCGCCGTGACCCAGCGCCTGGACGTCATGGTTGAGCTGGAGAAGGGCCGATCCTGGGACCTGTCCGCCAATGACCAGCTCCTGCTAGGGCTCATGCGCTCGCAGGCAGGCTTCATCGGCCGGTACCTAGACGCCCATCCGCACCAGCTGGACGCCATCCACGCAGCCGTTGAGTCCTCGGCAGTCCGGGATTTCCCCTGGCAGCAAATCAACAAGGGCAAGGCCCGGGACCTGGTGGTCAGCTACTGTTTCGCCCCGTTCTCGGACACCAGCGCCGTCGTTGCAGCCAAGGCCATCGTGGAACGCGGCAACATCGTGGACGTCATCTCCAACAACATGGCCGGCGTGCGCCGCAAGGATTCCAGCCTCACCACGATCGCCGGACGCTACGTAGAAAACTCTGTCACCATCGATGCGCCCCCGTCGTTTGCCGGTTGGGAGCACATCTCCGAATTCGTCACCAAGGGAACCGCGGTGGCCAACCGCCAGGACGCACGTGTGGGCGGCTACCGCACCCTGTACAGCCGCGTGCTGTGGCCCGGTTCTCACTTCCTGGCCGCCAGGTTCAAGCTCAGCCACCCGCAGGTAGTGTGGACAGCGGAGTTCTCGGACCCCGTCAGCGCGGATGCGAAGGGCCGCCCGCGCAAGGGCAGCCTCACAAGGGACGCGCTGTTTGAGGAGTACGCCCGCGGCGTCCGTGCCGCAGGATTCCCTGTCCTAAAAACGGACAACCTCTTTGAATGGTGTGAATTCCTCACGTATGTCCTCGCTGACGAGATCACCTTCACCAACCACAACCAGCGCGACTACATGGTGGCGCGGATCGCCAACAAGAAACTGCGCCGCCGCGTCCTGGACAAGGCCACGGTCCGGTTTCACCCCGTACCGCCCCAGCGCAGCTACACCGTGCTCCCGTCGGACTACCAGCTCTCGCCGCATGTGGTGAACATCGGCTACTTCGGTGCCTTCTATGACAACCGCGGCCTCGACGATGTCCTGACGGCGCTGGTCAACGCCCCCATGGATGTCCGCCGGCAGGTGCGGCTGCATGTTTTCACGGACCGGCCCAAGGATTTTGGTGCCAAGGTAAAGTCGCTGGGTCTGGCCGGCAACGTGCTGTTCCAGCGGTACCTGCCGTACCTGGAGTTCCTGAACGTCTCCACCCGCTTCGACGTGTTGGTCGTCAATGACGTTGAGCGCGGCGGCGAGCTGCCCATCAACCCGTTCCTGCCGTCGAAGTACTCGGATTATGTGGGTTCCGGCTCCCAGATTTGGGGGCTCGTGGATGAGGGCAGCCCGCTGAGCCAACGCGACATTGCCTACAAGTCGCCTGTTGGCAACGGTGCGGCAGCGCTGCGGGCTGTCCGCAGCATCCACGGGGACTGGGTCGCGGCCCGAGACCAGGTTTCGGCATAA
- the wecC gene encoding UDP-N-acetyl-D-mannosamine dehydrogenase — translation MNTIEHVAVIGLGYIGLPTAAILASKGLRVSGVDTNESTVTAVNAGEVPFVEPGLGAFVQEAVRDGYLTAGTLTPSAGAYIVAVPTPFLADRSVDERFIRAAAETIAPQLVGGELVILESTSPPGTSAHMGEYLVELRPDLALRRDEGKPVIHVAHCPERVLPGKIMEEMVSNDRIIGGLTTEAAELARDLYQVFCEGQLLVTDAATAELAKLVENSFRDVNIAFANELSVIAEKFGINVWELIDLANHHPRVNILQPGPGVGGHCIAVDPWFIVAGAPEEARLIRTAREVNDAKPRWVVEKVLAELEALPGDAEIALLGLAFKANIDDLRQSPALNIAVELSRKLDSRRINIVEPNIALLPKDFAGMGHVRLLDTTEAVTRSQLLVVLVDHQEVRDIPQESLAGKVLIDTKGIFQA, via the coding sequence ATGAACACCATCGAGCATGTGGCCGTCATTGGCCTGGGCTACATTGGGCTGCCCACGGCGGCCATCCTCGCCAGCAAGGGGCTTCGGGTCAGCGGGGTGGATACCAACGAAAGCACGGTCACGGCCGTCAACGCCGGGGAGGTCCCCTTTGTGGAGCCCGGCCTGGGCGCATTTGTGCAGGAAGCCGTCAGGGACGGGTACCTCACAGCCGGCACGCTGACTCCCTCCGCCGGCGCCTACATCGTCGCAGTTCCCACCCCGTTCCTTGCAGACCGTTCGGTGGATGAGCGGTTCATCCGTGCCGCCGCTGAAACCATTGCCCCTCAGCTGGTTGGCGGGGAGCTGGTCATCCTCGAATCAACCTCCCCTCCCGGCACCTCCGCCCACATGGGTGAATACCTGGTGGAACTGCGCCCCGACCTGGCGCTGCGCCGGGACGAAGGGAAACCGGTCATCCATGTGGCTCACTGCCCGGAACGTGTCCTGCCGGGAAAAATCATGGAGGAAATGGTCAGCAATGACCGGATCATCGGCGGATTGACCACGGAAGCCGCCGAACTGGCCCGGGACCTGTACCAGGTCTTCTGCGAGGGTCAACTGCTCGTCACCGACGCCGCGACGGCGGAGCTGGCCAAGCTGGTGGAAAACTCCTTCCGGGACGTCAACATTGCCTTTGCCAACGAGCTCTCGGTCATTGCGGAGAAGTTCGGCATCAACGTCTGGGAACTCATTGACCTGGCCAACCACCACCCCAGGGTGAACATCCTGCAACCGGGCCCCGGAGTGGGCGGGCACTGCATTGCCGTGGACCCGTGGTTCATCGTGGCCGGGGCCCCGGAGGAAGCCAGACTGATCCGAACAGCCCGGGAGGTCAACGACGCCAAGCCGCGCTGGGTAGTGGAAAAGGTCCTCGCCGAGTTGGAGGCCTTGCCCGGGGACGCAGAAATTGCGTTGCTGGGACTGGCCTTCAAGGCCAACATCGACGACCTCCGCCAGTCGCCGGCCCTGAACATTGCCGTGGAACTCTCCCGCAAGCTGGACAGCCGGCGCATCAACATTGTGGAGCCCAACATCGCGTTGCTGCCGAAGGACTTTGCCGGCATGGGCCATGTGCGGCTTCTGGACACCACAGAGGCAGTCACCCGTTCGCAGCTCCTGGTGGTGCTGGTGGACCACCAAGAGGTCAGAGACATCCCTCAGGAAAGCCTGGCCGGGAAAGTGCTCATCGACACGAAGGGCATCTTCCAGGCATGA
- a CDS encoding 6-phosphogluconolactonase codes for MNETAKQALVIKTYSDRVALGSAAGAHAADMIVSALKNKPVVRVMFAAAPSQEATLTTLISTRGIDWSRVDCFHMDDYLGLPAEAPQGFGNWLNRVVFASVTPRNFYRIDPANDPYAEAGRYGLQMGSEPFDLVLCGLGVNGHLAFNDPPADFSDLQAARMIELDAVSRQQQVSEGHFPSIEDVPTYAITATIPRLLNSECMIASVPGQAKRSAVADTLDQPISGAHPGTALRLHGNSYIYLDTESDPR; via the coding sequence ATGAATGAAACAGCCAAACAAGCCCTTGTTATCAAGACGTACTCCGATCGGGTTGCACTTGGAAGCGCCGCTGGGGCGCATGCCGCTGACATGATCGTCAGCGCCCTCAAAAACAAACCGGTGGTGCGTGTAATGTTTGCCGCAGCACCGAGTCAAGAAGCGACGCTGACTACTTTGATATCCACTCGCGGCATTGATTGGTCGAGAGTGGACTGCTTCCACATGGACGACTACCTGGGACTTCCCGCTGAGGCCCCACAAGGCTTCGGGAATTGGTTGAACCGTGTGGTTTTCGCAAGTGTCACTCCGCGCAATTTTTATCGCATTGATCCGGCAAATGATCCTTATGCGGAAGCAGGACGATATGGTTTGCAAATGGGTAGCGAACCATTCGACCTAGTATTGTGTGGTCTAGGCGTCAACGGTCACCTGGCATTTAATGACCCACCGGCCGATTTTTCAGATCTCCAAGCAGCACGCATGATCGAGCTGGACGCCGTGTCTCGCCAACAACAAGTATCTGAAGGGCACTTCCCTAGCATTGAGGACGTCCCAACCTATGCGATCACGGCTACTATCCCCCGTCTGCTGAATTCCGAGTGCATGATCGCTTCTGTTCCTGGCCAAGCCAAACGATCAGCCGTTGCGGACACGCTTGACCAACCGATCAGTGGAGCACACCCGGGAACTGCACTTCGACTGCACGGCAACAGCTACATCTACCTAGATACGGAGTCTGATCCGCGATGA
- a CDS encoding N-acetylglucosamine-6-phosphate deacetylase, protein MLTITYDTERILAINRSRDPANDVPILSAGLIDAQVNGFRGHDVNAADGTSGTIQEITAELAKVGVTTWVPTIITASENSILAALGRIEQARKADVVVANAIPSVHIEGPFISDQDGPRGVHDADQIRPIDSVEVSRWQSVGARIGVVTVSPHAADAVDQIAKLCSLGITVAIGHTHATPEQIIAAVDAGATLSTHLGNGIESYIRRHPNPIWTQLADDRLTCGLIADGHHLPGDTLEVMLRAKGPDKAFLVSDATALAGHPPGLYETAVGGVVDLNAEGRLSYVGTDFLAGAAASLADGLRNVLQVTTAGLPQALRLVTENPARIIPGARPGLGRLRVGAPSDFVLLTENGEVLKVVQSGKNVSRA, encoded by the coding sequence GTGCTCACAATTACCTATGACACTGAAAGAATCCTTGCCATCAATCGCAGCCGCGATCCAGCGAATGACGTCCCGATTTTGTCGGCTGGGTTGATTGATGCGCAGGTAAATGGATTTCGAGGCCACGACGTCAACGCTGCCGATGGAACTAGTGGGACTATCCAGGAGATTACTGCCGAACTCGCCAAAGTTGGTGTGACTACTTGGGTTCCGACAATCATCACCGCGAGCGAAAATTCCATCTTGGCAGCACTTGGTCGCATTGAACAGGCCCGGAAGGCTGACGTCGTTGTTGCGAATGCCATCCCAAGCGTTCACATTGAGGGCCCGTTCATCTCTGACCAGGACGGACCGAGAGGCGTGCATGACGCCGACCAGATTCGTCCGATAGACAGTGTGGAAGTGAGCCGATGGCAGTCCGTGGGAGCAAGAATCGGTGTGGTCACTGTTTCTCCACACGCTGCAGACGCTGTTGATCAGATTGCGAAACTCTGCTCGCTCGGAATTACGGTTGCCATCGGCCACACCCATGCCACCCCGGAACAAATTATTGCTGCCGTGGATGCGGGAGCCACACTATCCACACACCTCGGAAATGGTATCGAATCATATATTCGACGACATCCGAACCCGATCTGGACTCAACTTGCTGACGACCGTTTGACTTGCGGGCTCATCGCTGACGGACATCACTTACCTGGCGATACTCTCGAAGTCATGTTGAGGGCGAAAGGCCCCGATAAGGCATTTCTCGTGTCTGACGCCACAGCGTTGGCCGGACATCCGCCGGGACTTTACGAAACAGCAGTCGGTGGGGTTGTTGACCTGAACGCCGAGGGGCGGCTCTCTTACGTAGGGACAGACTTTTTGGCAGGTGCTGCGGCAAGTCTTGCCGACGGATTACGTAACGTGCTTCAGGTCACAACAGCAGGCCTGCCGCAAGCGCTGCGACTTGTGACCGAGAATCCAGCCCGAATTATCCCCGGTGCACGACCAGGACTCGGCCGACTTCGGGTGGGGGCCCCATCCGACTTTGTTCTGCTAACTGAAAACGGTGAAGTTCTCAAGGTCGTTCAATCTGGGAAAAATGTGAGCAGGGCATAG
- a CDS encoding sodium:solute symporter family protein, whose translation MHSLDWIVLSGYFLVMVGIGWWAKRRVHNAADFFTAGGKMPWWLAGISHHMSGYSAAVFVGYAALAYTIGFAVYVWWAISITIACIVGSIFFAPRWPRLRQRLGIISPLEFLTTRYNLPAQQVLAWSGTALKVFDVAAKWAASAILLNVFAGVSLMLGILLVGGVTMIYSTIGGLWADVLTDFGQFLIQLVAAIALLVATMANLGGISSIFGIWEQLPPSHSEPFAGSLTLGFFLAYCLISTVSYNGGTWNLAQRFIAAPTGSSARKSILLSGGLYLIWPLVLFFPMWAAPLILPGLAQPDQSYALIAQELLPAGLIGLVLAGMFSHTMAMTSSDANAISAVITRDIIPALRRAKAPLTSKTELYVGRLSTFLFIGLSMAIALSADSFGGVLGLLILWFGALVGPIAIPMLLGMLRPFRRCGPSAALFSWAAGLIVFAVMKYVLADQVASFGDNASAVSVAAPILASIVVFCLMGVIRPWRNEESDALIEAINVDLEEVHSTLDADDAGASEGKPTGVRA comes from the coding sequence ATGCATTCGCTTGACTGGATTGTTCTATCTGGTTATTTCCTCGTCATGGTCGGGATCGGCTGGTGGGCAAAACGCAGAGTTCACAACGCGGCCGACTTCTTCACTGCCGGCGGCAAGATGCCTTGGTGGCTAGCCGGTATTTCTCATCACATGTCTGGTTACTCGGCGGCCGTCTTTGTCGGCTACGCGGCTCTGGCTTACACGATAGGATTCGCGGTTTATGTTTGGTGGGCTATAAGTATCACTATTGCCTGCATCGTCGGATCGATCTTCTTTGCGCCTCGTTGGCCCCGCCTGAGGCAACGGCTGGGGATCATTTCCCCCCTCGAATTTCTAACGACAAGGTACAACCTCCCAGCCCAGCAGGTTCTTGCTTGGTCTGGCACAGCATTAAAGGTGTTCGACGTTGCGGCAAAGTGGGCCGCAAGCGCTATCTTGCTTAACGTTTTCGCTGGTGTGTCCTTGATGCTAGGTATTTTGCTCGTAGGTGGAGTAACGATGATTTACTCGACCATCGGGGGCCTGTGGGCAGACGTCCTAACTGATTTCGGTCAGTTCCTCATTCAGCTTGTCGCTGCAATCGCACTGCTTGTTGCAACGATGGCCAATCTGGGCGGGATCTCATCCATTTTCGGGATTTGGGAGCAGCTGCCGCCGTCGCACTCTGAACCATTCGCAGGAAGCCTTACACTTGGCTTCTTCTTGGCCTACTGCCTCATCAGCACAGTCTCATACAATGGAGGTACTTGGAACCTAGCCCAGCGCTTCATAGCTGCTCCCACGGGTTCATCTGCACGAAAATCAATCTTGCTTTCCGGCGGCCTTTACCTGATTTGGCCCCTGGTACTGTTCTTCCCGATGTGGGCTGCTCCTTTGATTCTCCCCGGGCTGGCGCAACCAGATCAGTCGTACGCATTGATAGCTCAAGAGCTACTCCCTGCAGGTCTCATTGGTCTTGTCCTGGCAGGCATGTTCTCCCATACGATGGCCATGACTTCTTCGGATGCCAACGCTATTTCGGCAGTCATCACGCGCGATATTATCCCTGCCTTGCGCCGAGCTAAGGCACCGCTCACTTCGAAAACTGAACTCTATGTGGGGCGCCTGTCAACCTTTCTTTTTATCGGTCTCTCAATGGCCATTGCCCTCTCGGCGGACTCTTTCGGTGGAGTCTTGGGCCTGCTAATCCTCTGGTTTGGTGCGCTAGTCGGGCCCATCGCCATCCCGATGCTTCTTGGAATGCTGCGCCCCTTCCGCAGATGCGGGCCATCTGCTGCCCTGTTTTCCTGGGCCGCGGGACTGATCGTCTTTGCTGTGATGAAGTATGTACTCGCTGATCAGGTCGCATCATTTGGTGACAACGCGTCTGCGGTTTCAGTGGCAGCACCAATCTTGGCTTCCATCGTTGTTTTCTGTCTGATGGGGGTCATTCGACCGTGGAGGAACGAGGAATCGGACGCGCTCATTGAAGCTATCAATGTCGACTTGGAAGAAGTCCACTCGACGCTAGATGCTGATGATGCAGGTGCCAGCGAAGGTAAACCCACTGGTGTGCGAGCATGA